A region of Oryzias latipes chromosome 18, ASM223467v1 DNA encodes the following proteins:
- the LOC111949275 gene encoding uncharacterized protein LOC111949275: protein MSLPDSEASTSLRLKELEVELLRLKIKKKEVCYEFELRKIKEENYRQICLKELELQQATSVVPPPSFCVTPFDVDKCVKSVPPLGDRDINEYFALFENAARVLQWPKTVWSLLLRRVLTGKAQEAVVSLPATESLDYDRVKAEVLHAYALEPEVCGGDGGFIRKTNDLADDKALINQHDDPVSVNQVSDLVGKRPEVFPAQARRQEQDESAEKDFLDLSDSFMAHFETPGLQPVEIHVCIGGHEARVPDPPPLGCLPFSGTASKGPTVFPLKQLILNMRYLLLTSHLVIGAPRNQSRTGLQCQLLKPSSTHTQPRQTFYRRGGSVMMNLRILEHLFFKDWALQVLSYSTTKPVGGMNQCKRSARPQSCL, encoded by the exons ATGAGTTTGCCGGACAGCGAAGCTTCTACGTCTCTCCGTCTTAAGGAGCTTGAGGTTGAACTGCTCcgtttgaaaatcaaaaagaagGAAGTTTGTTATGAGTTTGAGCTCAGAAAAATTAAGGAGGAAAACTACAGGCAAATCTGCCTAAAGGAGCTCGAATTGCAACAAGCCACCTCAGTTGTACCACCTCCTTCCTTTTGTGTGACACCATTTGATGTGGACAAATGTGTTAAATCTGTACCTCCACTAGGTGACAGGGACATTAATGAGTATTTTGCTCTGTTTGAGAATGCTGCTAGGGTGTTGCAGTGGCCTAAAACTGTCTGGTCACTTTTGCTGCGGAGAGTCCTTACTGGGAAGGCACAAGAAGCGGTGGTGTCCTTGCCAGCCACTGAGAGTCTGGACTATGACAGGGTGAAGGCTGAGGTGCTACATGCATATGCACTTGAGCCTGAGGTTTGTggaggtgatggtggatttaTCAGGAAAACAAATGATCTGGCTGACGACAAAGCCCTGATAAACCAACATGATGATCCCGTCTCTGTTAATCAGGTTTCTGATTTGGTTGGGAAACGTCCTGAAGTTTTTCCTGCCCAAGCCAGAAGGCAGGAGCAGGACGAATCTGCAGAAAAGGACTTTCTAGACCTGAGTGACAGCTTCATGGCTCATTTTGAAACACCTGGCCTGCAGCCTGTCGAAATTCATGTTTGCATTGGTGGCCATGAGGCCAGAGTCCCTGATCCCCCTCCGCTTGGGTGTTTACCCTTTTCTGGAACTGCTTCAAAGGGACCAACTGTGTTTCCTCTGAAGCAACTGATCTTAAACATGCGTTACCTTTTATTAACATCCCACTTAGTAATAGGTGCTCCAAGGAACCAAAGCAGGACTGGACTTCAGTGCCAGCTTCTG AAGCCATCCTCAACTCACACACAACCAAGGCAGACCTTTTACAGGAGAGGTGGCTCTGTGATGATGAACTTGAGAATTCTGGAGCATTTGTTCTTCAAGGACTGGGCCCTACAGGTTTTGAGTTATTCCACCACAAAACCTGTTGGTGGAATGAATCAGTGCAAAAGATCAGCAAGACCTCAAAGTTGcctttaa